TTCCTTTAAAGAAAGTGCAACACTTATTTGAGTGGCTTAGCAAGGATATTTTTCAGGACATAGGGAGTGCATGATTTCCCCAGAGGGGCACATTTAAATTTGTTATACAAGTCACAGTATAAACAAAAACCACAGACTGCAAAAGTTTAAGTTCACACAAGTTCAGAAACCTTACAACTCATTTTCGGATTCCTCCTCACTAATGAAGGTACTGAAAACCGGTCCCATTGGCCCTCTAGAATCTGCATTACGTGCACCGCTACTTTCTTCGCCCTTCTTTTTCTATTCGAGCATGTTCAGGAGGCAAAACAGCAATAAGAAAACAAGAGcagcaagaaaaaaaaagtagtaaATTTATTAAGAACAGGAAAACAAAGGCATGACAGAACGCTATTAATAACAAAAGATGTGTGTCTTACATTTGCAGACCCATCAAGCCAGGAAGGATATAACTCAGTCACGATATCAAGATACTTCTCCATGGCTTCTTCAGGAGGCATGGCACCCAATTTCTGCCATGCATTCCTAATATATGATCAAAGTAAATCTTAGCATCAGTCAGGCAAGAGAGAGCAACCAAATATACTACTAATAACTTAGAAAACATTTGATCTATCAAAAAACTTAGAAAATAAGTTAAGAGGATTTCTTTTGATGACCTTACATTTTTCCACTGTTAAAGCTTTGAGAAAGGCTACCAGCCTAGTATATGCTATTTTTCAAATGGGATTTCAAGGAGAAGCGGACCCCAACCCCCCAAATAAGTTTTTTGATCAAGTTCAAAAAGAATTACAGCCAGTATGTTTTAAAAGAAAAACTCTTTCTCAAGCCAGATCACGTCATTGAGATCTGAGAAAATATCTCTCATGCATTGGAAGATTTCTTTTTCTAGATGATTACTATAGCGGAATCATGTCGTGAAAGATGCCACAAGCAACTTTATTCAAAACAAACCGGAATCAGAACAATTTGATTTTCCAAGCAAGGTATCAGAGAAGTCCTCAGGAACTTCCATACTAAACTTCCACTTAACTCATCTCTTATTATCATCCTATTGTTTATCATAGCTAACAGTAGATTTTCATAAATCAATTTCATAACCTTCGCTAATCACATGCATCACAAAAGTTCACTATTTGAGTTACTTTTCCTTCATTAAGATAACAAGGACACGTAACATGACGTCTTATAATAGATCCAATAGTgctcgctctctctctctctctctaaaccaGAGTATCAGATTTACCAACAAGTGTCATCAAACTATCTACGCAAATACAACAGTCATAAAGAACTTCTACATTCTaactactccctccatcccaatttaagttTCTTACTCTCCTTTTTGGTCTGTCCTAAAAAGAGAGtaccttctatatttagtaagttttccaattccaacattctacatggcaagtttaagaccacaagatctAAAGGACTACACACATCTCTAATTTAAGACCACGGGATTCAAAGGTCTTTGTGCCCAGtaaaactaagacacttaaattgggatgaAGGGAGTATCAAACAAATGATAAACTAAACTAAGATCATACTAAACGTCAAAAGCATTTAAATTCATGGTCAGCAAAAACAATTAAAGGCGGATTTTCCAGAGCATTACCACTTGGCACGAGCAGTCATTTTGAGAGCGGATGGGTGTGGAGCAGTGCAAGGTTCCTCAGTCGCAAAACTCAAACTACTTAATTTGCTAATCACATGCATCACAAAAGTTCACTATTTGAGTTACTTTTCCTTCATTAAGATAACAAGGACACATAACATGACGTCTTATAATAGATCCAATAGTgctcgctctctctctctctctaaaccaGAGTTTCAGATTCACCAACAAACGTCACCAAACTATCTACGCAGGTACAACAGTCATAAAGAACTTGTACATTCAAACTtctccatcccaatttaagttTCTTACTTTCCTTTTGGTCTGTCCTAAAAAGAGtgtttctttctatatttagtaagttttccaATTCCAACATTCTACACCGCAAGTTTAAGAGAACAAGATTTAACAAAcaacacacatctttaatttaaaaccacaagattcaaaagtctccatttgtttcttaaactccgtgtccagtcaaactaatacacctaaattgggacggagggagtatcaagCAAATGACAAGCTTTCTAAAACCATACTAAACGCCGAAAGCATTAAAATTCAGGTTCAGCAACAACAATTAGAGGCGAATCTTCGCATTACCATTTGGCATGAGCAGTCATTTTGCGAGTGGATGGCAGTGCAAGGTCCCTCTCAAACTAGTTAATTTGCTAATCACATGTATCATAAAAGTTCACTATTTGAGTTACTTTTCCATCACTAAGCTAACAAGGATATATTATAATAGATCCAATCAGATTTACCAACAAATGTCATCAAACTATCTGAGCAAATACAAGAGTCATAAAGTAAGCAAATGACAAGCTAAACTAACATCATACTAAACAACGAAAGCATTTAAATCCAAGACATGAAAACAATTAAACGCGTATGCATTACCACTTAGCACGAGCAGTCATTTTGAGAGCGGATGGTTGAGGAGCAGTACAAGGACCTTCAGTAGCAATCTTATAAAGTCCATAAAGCTGCAATTGCACCTCATTGGACACCTTATGCGACCGATCAGCAGCCGTAGCAGCCACAAAGGCAGTAGCAGCACTAAACGCTTCATCCAACTCAGTACTCTCTACGCCTTcccaatcatcatcactatccgAAACGACGTCGTTGTTGCTCTGAATTAGCGGCTCGGCAGCACTAGCATTAGTATTAGTATTCGTATCGTCCGATTGAATTTTGGGTTCGTCTTCGTTGGAAACATCGCCACGTGTAATACGAAGATTTTCGTCACGGAAAGCGAAGATAATAGAGAAGAGTTTGGCGAGAAGGAAAGAGAAAATAAGACCGAAGATGACTGATTGTACATACTGCTGCCAATCCTCCCCCATGATTATTATTATTCAAAACCCTAGATCGTAGGGAAATAAAATAACTCaactctgtgtgtgtgtgtgtgtgtgtgtgtgtgatgaaaGAGGAAAAAGGAGGGCAAGGGATAGTTGAGCTTTGGCAGTACCACAAATGAAATTGTTGGCAGTTGTTATCTGGGGATCGTTATACATATGTATACTTTTACTGTATACAGTGGCATTCATGTACCCTCCTTTTATGTACCCCCAAACCAAGAACTTTCTCATTTCGTCTTTAATCAAATCATACTCCCTCTGTTTACGTTTTATTgtattctaaaaatagatttttaatTTTACTTATTATTTTTAACATATTAAGaaaaggtaatttttttttattttatctatagtattaattactcattttaaatcatttttcaaattcattaaaaaaaatgcaccaattaatatgagtatcatCATAAATTaagcacttcatttattatttcttaaggggtATGCAAAATTCATAGTGAACAAGTACAAGTGAACGAGAGAGTATTTGATTGAATATATACGACCCCCTCCCCTTCAAtttgtttttcttacttttttttagtttgtttaaaaaataatatttctttattttattgacaactttttaatttcaacttttcacgtgatatgtttaagaccacaagattaaagaacATTTTGATAGATTCTACATATGTTTAGTTTAACATCACGAGACTCAAAAATCTTCTTtacttttttaaattttgtgccaAATCAAAACCagataaataaattgaaacggatggagtaaAATAAATACTCATATTACTATTAGTGAAACATATTTTTTACAAATATAATACTACTCAATTTCATTTTATGTGTCTAAGTTTGAATATTGGACACAGAATTTAAGAGAATTAAGGAaatacttttgaatcttgtgagcttaaattaaaaatgtgtgtgACAACCATATATCCTTGAATCTTTGTGATCATAAACATGTCATATAAATTGTTTCGAGTTACAGTGTTAACACTAAATATAAAAAGTGTCAtttttttaaacagactaaaaatTAAAGTAAGACACATAAATCAAAATAGAGGGAGTAATACTAGAGAGTGAAGTACCAATCCTAGAAAATGAAAAATGTGATCATCGAGTAGTGACTTGGTAATTGAGCTTAAGATGATTTAATACCGTCCAAACCTACAAAGACGAATATTCAAATGTATTTAGTTGCATATGAT
The nucleotide sequence above comes from Lycium barbarum isolate Lr01 chromosome 3, ASM1917538v2, whole genome shotgun sequence. Encoded proteins:
- the LOC132632109 gene encoding acyl-CoA-binding domain-containing protein 1, whose translation is MGEDWQQYVQSVIFGLIFSFLLAKLFSIIFAFRDENLRITRGDVSNEDEPKIQSDDTNTNTNASAAEPLIQSNNDVVSDSDDDWEGVESTELDEAFSAATAFVAATAADRSHKVSNEVQLQLYGLYKIATEGPCTAPQPSALKMTARAKWNAWQKLGAMPPEEAMEKYLDIVTELYPSWLDGSANKKKGEESSGARNADSRGPMGPVFSTFISEEESENELKLDEIHAFAREGDGENLLKCIESGVPVNVKDSEGRAPLHWAVDRGHLSIAKLLLSRNADVNAKDLEGQTALHYAAVCEREDIAEFLVKHGADVEIKDNEGDCPRDVCELHWPWLQQATAHN